From Silvimonas iriomotensis, a single genomic window includes:
- a CDS encoding DciA family protein, translating into MTLQSRKMKKGPVSGFIGQHRVLKDAAARVGEYNRMLKTLQAALPPEVARACVGAAWADGALILGVTSAAAATRIRYAAPELRDVLARAGWEATAILPRVQAALREQKPIRAKDLKMNGAACDAFEALADTVKDENLAKAILALVDHQRPPR; encoded by the coding sequence ATGACCTTGCAATCGAGAAAAATGAAAAAAGGCCCTGTTTCCGGCTTCATCGGTCAGCACCGGGTGCTGAAAGACGCCGCGGCCCGCGTGGGCGAATATAACCGGATGCTCAAAACCTTGCAGGCGGCATTGCCACCTGAGGTGGCGCGGGCCTGCGTGGGCGCAGCATGGGCAGACGGGGCGTTGATACTGGGTGTGACCAGCGCGGCGGCAGCAACACGCATACGTTATGCCGCGCCGGAATTGCGCGATGTGCTGGCACGGGCTGGGTGGGAAGCTACCGCAATCCTGCCCAGGGTGCAAGCAGCGCTACGCGAGCAAAAACCCATACGCGCCAAAGACTTGAAGATGAACGGTGCCGCGTGCGATGCATTTGAGGCGCTGGCCGATACCGTCAAGGATGAAAATCTGGCAAAAGCGATCCTCGCTTTGGTCGATCATCAGCGCCCGCCACGCTGA